One stretch of Euwallacea similis isolate ESF13 chromosome 6, ESF131.1, whole genome shotgun sequence DNA includes these proteins:
- the LOC136409368 gene encoding zinc finger protein 423 homolog: MKMLFKGHSTRLEMLIEKIHSTKENSCQDSEVSGSSSSEVRPTSTENLAEIPSDSPKSQSYSDTEEERDWDEPSKTAPENDGFPKSSASIEKGENRLLQFSCGYCPRQFKHKRSRDRHTKLHTGDKKYKCFQCESAFARSDHLKIHMKTHDMKKQFKCNKCHKGYNTASAFSFHEKSHKQDLTKTAVVGIEDREGQETLKQNTSSLWQNAHDAESEDIKTICVYCFQWFSSIELLREHIQTCHVNVDDKKKNPDLVKNSPHESDSDKPEKEESSFTLKRPKEEFLIEDSPPLKRLQYEDPLKTQEAFICSCCYEALPNFKSFLVHMETHVSSIRSRIFQHCEPDSSDTSNTPAMVFLPNYVCCCHCNMVFENSDKLQEHLIECHVVTLYKCSLCDKFFDDVPTMKAHLDSQHMKSFEHFECHCLEEPKLFHDRVSAELHLSKYHSSNKNSEDWTDYKGQLNLDSIGLRIRDEYLDKNPASVGTPNHRCVYCKEFCKTKTDLQLHLRSHQLSDKSRHKCNICDETFGSPSELASHKLIHCKIVEGNVCIPCKTIIMDEDSFVKHQLKHNDSSKSSAKLNIILPYICIVCGQTLQSDMEIEMHAKFHLKFLSERSNKNNCVPDSSFPSEEPAYSNKDKPVHFGGVLDPNLELQCHLCKKPFSSKDKLQVHLIEHNFFGINQFNCYVCSSVFTGAAGLQNHLIGHNLAEKPYQCSRCCEGFFFRAELDNHKYLHSFKVQFDCLSDESIVQARHFSSV; the protein is encoded by the exons atgaaaatgttattcaaaGGGCATAGCACTCGGCTGGAGATGCTTATCGAGAAAATTCACTCGACTAAGGAAAACTCTTGCCAAG ATTCAGAAGTGTCGGGAAGTTCTTCGTCGGAAGTGCGACCTACCAGCACAGAGAATTTAGCAGAAATACCTTCAGACTCGCCGAAGTCCCAAAGCTATTCCGACACTGAGGAGGAGAGGGACTGGGATGAACCTTCTAAAACAGCTCCAGAGAACGATGGGTTTCCTAAATCGAGTGCTTCAATCGAGAAG GGAGAGAACAGACTCCTTCAATTCTCATGTGGATACTGCCCAAGACAATTTAAACACAAACGCTCCAGAGACCGTCACACCAAATTGCACACAGgagacaaaaaatacaaatgctTTCAGTGCGAATCCGCATTTGCCCGAAGCGATCATTTGAAGATTCACATGAAAACTCACGACATGAAGAAGCAGTTCAAATGCAATAAGTGCCACAAAGGGTATAACACTGCTAGCGCTTTTAGCTTTCACGAGAAGAGTCATAAGCAAGATTTAACGAAGACTGCAGTTGTTGGGATTGAGGACCGCGAGGGTCAGGAAACGTTGAAG cAAAACACTTCATCGCTTTGGCAAAATGCCCACGATGCGGAGAGTGAAGACATAAAGACCATATGCGTTTATTGTTTCCAGTGGTTTTCTAGCATAGAGTTGTTGAGAGAGCATATACAAACCTGTCATGTAAATGTGGACGATAAAAAG aaaaatcctgACTTAGTGAAAAACTCGCCACACGAGTCAGATTCGGACAAACCCGAGAAAGAAGAATCAAGTTTTACGTTAAAAAGGCCCAAAGAAGAATTTCTCATAGAAGACTCCCCACCGCTTAAGCGCTTACAATACGAAGACCCACTAAAGACGCAGGAGGCCTTCATTTGTTCCTGCTGCTACGAAGCCCTCCCCAACTTTAAAAGTTTCCTGGTACACATGGAAACTCATGTTTCCTCAATCAGATCACGAATATTCCAACACTGTGAGCCCGACTCCAGCGACACCTCAAACACTCCCGCCATGGTGTTTCTGCCCAACTACGTATGTTGTTGCCACTGCAATATGGTTTTTGAGAATTCGGATAAGCTACAAGAACATCTAATAGAGTGCCACGTTGTCACTTTATATAAATGTTCATTATGCGACAAGTTCTTTGACGATGTTCCCACGATGAAA GCTCACTTAGATTCGCAGCATATGAAAAGTTTCGAACACTTTGAGTGCCACTGTCTGGAAGAACCAAAACTATTTCATGACAGGGTTTCTGCTGAGCTACACTTGTCCAAGTACCATTCTTCGAACAAAAATTCCGAGGATTGGACGGATTATAAAGGCCAGCTCAATTTGGACTCTATAGGATTGAGAATTCGAGACGAGTATTTAGACAAAAATCCTGCGTCAGTAG GTACCCCGAACCATCGCTGTGTTTATTGCAAGGAATTTTGCAAAACCAAAACCGATTTGCAGCTCCACTTGCGTTCTCATCAGTTGTCCGACAAATCCAGGCATAAGTGCAACATCTGCGACGAGACATTCGGATCTCCTTCGGAGTTGGCGAGTCACAAACTGATTCATTGTAAAATTGTGGAGGGTAATGTTTGTATTCCTTGCAAAACCATCATTATGGACGAAGATTCCTTTGTGAAACACCAGCTTAAACATAACGATAGTTCCAAATCTTCTGCCAAGTTGAACATAATTCTGCCTTACATCTGCATCGTTTGCGGCCAGACCCTGCAAAGCGACATGGAGATTGAGATGCACGCCAAATTCCATTTAAAGTTCTTGTCGGAGAggtctaataaaaataattgtgtcCCCGATTCCTCGTTCCCATCCGAGGAGCCCGCTTATTCCAACAAAGACAAACCTGTGCATTTTGGGGGTGTATTGGATCCCAACCTAGAACTCCAATGCCACCTCTGCAAGAAGCCCTTCTCTTCGAAGGACAAGCTTCAGGTTCACCTAATAGAGCATAATTTCTTTGGAATTAACCAGTTTAACTGTTACGTGTGTTCCTCAGTATTTACCGGAGCCGCAGGGCTTCAGAACCACCTGATAGGGCACAATCTGGCAGAAAAACCATATCAGTGTTCCAGATGTTGCGAGGGGTTCTTTTTCAGGGCTGAATTGGATAACCACAAGTACCTGCACAGCTTTAAGGTGCAATTTGATTGTTTGAGTGACGAATCGATAGTGCAGGCCAGACATTTTTCTAGCGTATGA